A single genomic interval of Camelus bactrianus isolate YW-2024 breed Bactrian camel chromosome 15, ASM4877302v1, whole genome shotgun sequence harbors:
- the POLE4 gene encoding DNA polymerase epsilon subunit 4 isoform X2: protein MAAAVGSGAPREEEGPGGDAAAPQPQAPTSVPGARLSRLPLARVKALVKADPDVTLAGQEAIFILARAAELFVETIAKDAYCCAQQGKRKTLQRRDLGTLD from the exons ATGGCGGCAGCGGTTGGAAGCGGGGCTccccgggaggaggaggggccaggtGGGGACGCGGCGGCCCCGCAGCCTCAAGCCCCGACGAGTGTGCCCGGGGCTCGTCTCTCGAGGCTGCCTCTGGCGCGAGTGAAGGCCTTGGTGAAGGCGGACCCCGACGTGACGCTCGCGGGACAGGAAGCCATCTTCATTCTGGCACGAGCCGCG GAACTGTTTGTGGAGACCATTGCAAAAGATGCCTACTGTTGTGCTCAACAAGGGAAGAGGAAGACCCTTCAGAGGAGAGATCTGG
- the POLE4 gene encoding DNA polymerase epsilon subunit 4 isoform X1: MAAAVGSGAPREEEGPGGDAAAPQPQAPTSVPGARLSRLPLARVKALVKADPDVTLAGQEAIFILARAAELFVETIAKDAYCCAQQGKRKTLQRRDLDNAIEAVDEFAFLEGTLD; the protein is encoded by the exons ATGGCGGCAGCGGTTGGAAGCGGGGCTccccgggaggaggaggggccaggtGGGGACGCGGCGGCCCCGCAGCCTCAAGCCCCGACGAGTGTGCCCGGGGCTCGTCTCTCGAGGCTGCCTCTGGCGCGAGTGAAGGCCTTGGTGAAGGCGGACCCCGACGTGACGCTCGCGGGACAGGAAGCCATCTTCATTCTGGCACGAGCCGCG GAACTGTTTGTGGAGACCATTGCAAAAGATGCCTACTGTTGTGCTCAACAAGGGAAGAGGAAGACCCTTCAGAGGAGAGATCTGG ATAATGCAATAGAAGCTGTGGATGAATTTGCTTTTCTAGAAG